A stretch of Eleutherodactylus coqui strain aEleCoq1 chromosome 2, aEleCoq1.hap1, whole genome shotgun sequence DNA encodes these proteins:
- the LOC136610927 gene encoding transcription factor SOX-15-like: MAEAPVKRPMNAFMVWSSEERKRVSALHPSLHNSEISRRLGAVWRALDEDERRPYRERAKRLRELHARDHPGYKYAPRKKRKPRSKTPPAPRPTGDPSRPEESGAGSCQPPHREPHCYLSYPGAPRADAAFSAVSEVSALYGFGLYDCGERRGIQPQVHYQTVEVDGGGSLISL; encoded by the exons ATGGCGGAGGCCCCGGTGAAGCGGCCGATGAACGCCTTCATGGTCTGGTCCAGCGAGGAGCGGAAACGGGTGTCCGCCCTGCACCCCAGCCTGCACAACTCGGAGATCAGCCGCCGCCTGGGCGCCGTGTGGCGGGCGCTGGACGAGGACGAGCGGCGGCCCTACCGGGAGCGGGCCAAGCGGCTGCGGGAGCTACACGCCCGGGACCACCCGGGCTACAAGTACGCCCCCCGCAAGAAGAGGAAGCCGCGGAGCAAGACCCCCCCGGCACCGCGACCCACCGGAGACCCCAGCCGGCCGGAGGAgagcggagcagggagctgccagCCGCCACACCGGGAGCCGCACTG TTACCTCTCGTACCCCGGAGCCCCCCGCGCGGACGCCGCGTTCTCTGCGGTCAGTGAGGTTTCGGCGCTGTACGGTTTTGGACTTTATGActgcggggagaggcgtggcatcCAGCCACAGGTCCATTACCAGACGGTGGAGGTGGACGGCGGGGGGTCTCTGATCAGCCtctga